One Yoonia sp. BS5-3 genomic window carries:
- a CDS encoding ATP-binding protein, whose amino-acid sequence MLFCQVLTLGILGTPVAAQERQTSLNGGLLPGMAIVLILLLLGLLYWQRQRYRVRVVALEKRHASREHALKQQVDKLTEDLAQSHRELDEFAHIASHDLKEPLRGISINANFLLREELPPKARERALRMNELSGRMQQLISDLLFFSRLGHNDGPSDLVEPHQVIDTIRNELSGWLAERGGEIIETGPIPTLLAARVDVKTILQNLILNGIKYNENAQKHVEIGFVSSVEINGQTLKDAIFVRDNGIGVSDQHHEKVFQIFSRLNKREDYRFLADEDPGTGSGLAFVRKIVAQYGGIVDFTSELGTGSTFYVTLPLAPEAA is encoded by the coding sequence TTGCTTTTTTGCCAAGTGCTTACGCTTGGCATTCTAGGCACGCCTGTCGCCGCGCAAGAACGCCAAACGTCACTGAATGGCGGTCTGTTACCCGGCATGGCGATCGTTTTGATCCTGTTGTTGCTTGGCCTTCTTTATTGGCAACGGCAGCGGTATCGGGTCCGCGTGGTTGCATTGGAAAAGCGGCACGCCAGCCGTGAACATGCGCTCAAGCAACAGGTTGACAAGCTGACCGAGGATCTGGCCCAATCCCATCGGGAATTGGACGAATTTGCGCATATTGCCAGTCATGACCTGAAAGAGCCCCTGCGCGGCATCAGTATCAACGCCAATTTTCTACTACGCGAGGAATTGCCCCCCAAAGCGCGTGAACGGGCTTTGCGCATGAACGAGCTGTCGGGCCGCATGCAGCAGTTAATCTCGGATCTGCTGTTTTTCTCGCGGCTTGGCCATAATGATGGGCCAAGCGATCTGGTCGAGCCGCATCAGGTGATCGACACGATCCGCAATGAATTATCCGGTTGGCTGGCCGAACGCGGTGGCGAGATTATCGAAACAGGTCCGATCCCCACCCTTTTGGCAGCAAGGGTCGACGTAAAAACCATCCTGCAAAACCTTATCCTGAACGGGATCAAGTATAATGAAAATGCCCAAAAGCATGTTGAAATCGGCTTTGTCAGTTCGGTGGAGATCAACGGCCAAACGCTGAAAGATGCGATTTTTGTGCGCGACAATGGGATTGGCGTCAGCGACCAGCATCACGAAAAGGTCTTTCAGATTTTCAGCCGCCTTAACAAACGTGAGGACTATAGATTTCTTGCCGATGAAGACCCTGGCACGGGCTCTGGCCTCGCGTTCGTGCGCAAGATCGTTGCGCAATATGGCGGGATTGTCGATTTCACGTCTGAGCTTGGAACAGGATCAACCTTCTACGTCACACTTCCCTTAGCGCCAGAGG